The following are from one region of the Aquificaceae bacterium genome:
- a CDS encoding NIL domain-containing protein, whose amino-acid sequence MNLIRLQLIYPEEKVKEPVLCMVCKNFDVVVNIRTAKVTKDTGILTVEVEGEAEEIERAMKFIEDRGVMVQPIEGQIFTE is encoded by the coding sequence ATGAACCTGATAAGGCTTCAGCTCATATATCCAGAGGAAAAGGTGAAGGAGCCAGTCCTGTGTATGGTCTGCAAGAATTTTGATGTGGTGGTTAACATAAGAACTGCAAAGGTAACAAAGGACACAGGCATACTCACCGTTGAAGTGGAAGGTGAGGCTGAGGAGATAGAGAGGGCAATGAAGTTTATTGAAGATAGGGGTGTTATGGTTCAGCCCATAGAGGGGCAGATATTTACAGAATGA
- the glyA gene encoding serine hydroxymethyltransferase, translating to MRHLRQVDPDIYEAVVKEYRRQFYHLELIASENFTSLAVMEAQGSVLTNKYAEGLPHKRYYGGCEFVDIAEDLAISRVKELYGAEHANVQPHSGSQANMAVYMAILRPGDTILGMDLAHGGHLSHGAKVNFSGKVYHAVYYGLNPETELIDYDQVYRLAKEHRPRLIVAGASAYPRVIDWEKFAQIAEDVGAYLMVDMAHYAGLIAGGVYPNPVPYAHFVTSTTHKTLRGPRGGFILCRAEFAKDIDKSVFPGLQGGPLMHVIAAKAVAFKEAMSEEFKAYSRQVVLNAQTMAEEFIKLGFKVVSGGTDSHIVLLDLRDRGITGKQVEDALGKANITVNKNAVPFDPLPPTKTSGIRIGTPAMTTRGMKEEEMRLIARLIAQVIENLEDRDVIERVGREVIELCQQFPLYPEMKEVMDELSYSKATHI from the coding sequence ATGAGACACCTCAGACAGGTAGACCCGGATATATACGAGGCAGTAGTCAAGGAATACAGAAGGCAGTTCTACCATCTTGAACTCATAGCCTCAGAAAATTTCACCTCCCTTGCGGTTATGGAAGCACAGGGCTCGGTGCTCACCAACAAGTATGCGGAGGGATTGCCTCACAAAAGGTATTACGGCGGCTGTGAGTTTGTTGACATAGCAGAGGACCTTGCCATAAGTAGAGTAAAGGAACTCTACGGTGCGGAGCATGCAAATGTGCAACCCCACTCAGGCTCTCAGGCAAATATGGCGGTATACATGGCCATTCTCAGACCCGGCGATACAATCCTTGGTATGGACCTTGCCCATGGCGGGCATCTCTCGCATGGAGCAAAGGTAAACTTTTCCGGAAAGGTATACCATGCGGTCTATTACGGCCTCAATCCAGAGACTGAGCTCATTGACTATGACCAAGTTTACAGGCTGGCAAAGGAGCACAGGCCCAGGCTAATAGTGGCAGGTGCATCCGCATATCCAAGGGTTATAGACTGGGAAAAGTTTGCCCAGATAGCGGAAGATGTGGGTGCATACCTTATGGTGGACATGGCACATTATGCAGGTCTCATAGCAGGCGGGGTTTATCCAAACCCTGTGCCCTACGCTCACTTTGTGACTTCCACCACTCACAAGACCCTCAGAGGTCCCAGAGGTGGCTTTATACTCTGCAGAGCAGAGTTTGCAAAGGATATAGACAAGAGCGTCTTTCCGGGTCTGCAGGGCGGCCCTCTAATGCATGTTATAGCGGCGAAGGCAGTTGCCTTTAAAGAAGCCATGAGCGAAGAGTTCAAGGCTTACTCAAGGCAGGTGGTTCTGAACGCTCAGACAATGGCTGAAGAGTTCATAAAGCTGGGTTTTAAGGTAGTATCCGGTGGAACGGACAGCCACATAGTGCTCCTTGACCTGAGAGACAGGGGAATAACGGGCAAACAGGTGGAAGATGCCCTTGGAAAAGCAAACATAACAGTTAACAAGAACGCTGTTCCCTTTGACCCCCTGCCACCTACAAAGACAAGTGGCATAAGAATCGGAACGCCTGCCATGACCACCAGGGGCATGAAGGAAGAGGAGATGAGGCTAATAGCCAGACTAATAGCTCAGGTGATAGAGAACTTAGAAGACAGGGATGTTATTGAAAGAGTTGGCAGGGAGGTTATAGAACTCTGCCAGCAATTCCCGCTGTATCCCGAAATGAAAGAGGTCATGGATGAGCTTTCTTATAGCAAAGCAACCCATATTTAA
- the thiL gene encoding thiamine-phosphate kinase, whose amino-acid sequence MKVSEIGEFGLIERLKGILGSGLIGDDTAPVRLGNSLLLLTCDVLLQDRHFKLHYPPSAIGWKAISVNVSDVVANGGQPLYALVSLVLPDMELRYIEDVYLGIKRACEFYSCEVVGGNLSRGDKLCIDVFMLGKAERFVGRGGARAGDGVFVSGPLGDSRAGLELLLMERRSYEDFELRLMEKHLRPTARIDLLKHVSKYANASMDISDGLSSDAEKLSRASGVRLSFFSEKIPLSQELINFCKKHGKDPLEYALSGGEDYELLFTHPPERLNPFLSIVQIGFVEEGQGVFLDGKPLEPTGFDHFRVL is encoded by the coding sequence ATGAAGGTTTCTGAGATAGGTGAGTTCGGCCTCATAGAAAGGCTTAAAGGTATACTGGGAAGTGGACTCATAGGAGACGACACCGCACCAGTAAGGCTGGGAAATAGCTTACTTCTCCTTACGTGCGATGTGCTTCTTCAGGACAGGCACTTCAAGCTTCACTATCCTCCCTCCGCCATAGGCTGGAAAGCAATATCTGTAAATGTGAGCGATGTGGTGGCAAACGGTGGACAACCCCTGTATGCCCTTGTCTCACTGGTGCTTCCAGACATGGAGCTGAGGTATATAGAGGATGTATACCTTGGCATAAAAAGGGCCTGTGAGTTCTACTCTTGTGAGGTGGTGGGCGGGAATTTGAGCAGAGGGGATAAGCTGTGTATAGATGTATTTATGTTAGGGAAGGCGGAGAGGTTTGTGGGCAGGGGTGGTGCCAGGGCGGGGGACGGAGTCTTTGTGTCTGGACCTCTGGGGGACTCAAGGGCAGGGCTTGAGCTTCTCCTGATGGAAAGACGCTCTTACGAGGACTTTGAGCTCAGGCTTATGGAGAAGCATCTAAGACCCACTGCAAGAATAGACCTTTTAAAACATGTTTCAAAGTATGCCAACGCCAGCATGGACATAAGCGACGGACTTTCCTCAGATGCGGAAAAGCTCTCGAGGGCAAGCGGTGTGAGGCTCAGTTTTTTCTCTGAAAAAATTCCCCTCTCTCAGGAACTCATAAACTTCTGCAAAAAGCACGGAAAAGACCCTCTTGAGTATGCCCTTTCTGGTGGAGAGGACTACGAGCTTCTTTTTACCCATCCCCCTGAAAGACTGAACCCCTTCCTCAGCATTGTGCAGATAGGTTTTGTGGAAGAGGGGCAGGGTGTTTTCCTTGATGGGAAGCCGCTTGAGCCTACAGGCTTTGACCACTTCAGGGTGTTATAA
- a CDS encoding HDOD domain-containing protein yields MSFLIAKQPIFNREGRRVAFEVFLRKRDNMYEYPKEVPYSRATYIIIEIILEQGIERVGEGKRIMINVSLDSLINKAIESLDPRKLIIEVIEPQVPVGEMVYRQILNAIDRYMEQGVMFSLNEKNLENEKMAGLLDKVNIISVDAKRLNQKILDLSKSKSKTLLISRIEDAEEYNRVSKIGDLFQGIYLESPFILKEFQTAPYLKNTLLRLIATIHAAQSPREIASLIATDVGMTAKILRLVNSAYYSPIKEIKSVEQACAMLGLKNLRNFLLVLAMNDYVSVENPELWKKSLTRALIAQKIAELINPKYESEAYLIGLFSLIDEILGMDKIAFLKDVRIEQEIIDGYTGKNVHLRSILDYSIVLEEKFPELLNMQDPAQGDVVVNLEKLTGINSQALIAIAKSSFEMADYILKV; encoded by the coding sequence ATGAGCTTTCTTATAGCAAAGCAACCCATATTTAACAGAGAGGGCAGGAGGGTTGCCTTTGAGGTCTTTCTCAGAAAAAGGGATAACATGTATGAGTATCCAAAGGAAGTTCCTTACAGCAGGGCAACCTACATAATAATAGAGATAATTCTGGAGCAGGGTATAGAAAGGGTGGGAGAAGGCAAAAGGATAATGATAAATGTGTCCCTTGACTCACTTATAAACAAGGCCATTGAGTCCCTTGATCCCAGGAAGCTGATAATTGAGGTAATAGAACCCCAGGTGCCAGTAGGTGAAATGGTCTACAGGCAGATACTGAACGCCATAGACAGATACATGGAGCAGGGCGTTATGTTCAGTTTAAATGAAAAAAATCTGGAAAATGAGAAGATGGCCGGACTCCTGGACAAGGTAAACATAATCTCTGTGGATGCAAAAAGGCTAAATCAGAAGATTCTGGACCTATCAAAGTCAAAGTCAAAAACCCTTCTCATCTCAAGAATAGAGGATGCGGAAGAATACAACAGAGTTAGCAAAATAGGAGACCTTTTCCAGGGTATTTACCTGGAAAGTCCCTTTATACTGAAAGAATTCCAGACCGCACCCTACCTGAAAAATACCCTGCTGAGACTTATAGCCACCATACATGCTGCCCAGAGCCCCAGAGAAATTGCCAGCCTCATAGCCACAGATGTGGGCATGACCGCAAAGATACTCAGGCTTGTAAACTCTGCTTATTACTCTCCCATAAAGGAAATAAAGAGTGTGGAGCAGGCCTGTGCCATGCTTGGCCTGAAAAACTTGAGAAACTTTCTGCTTGTTCTGGCAATGAATGACTACGTATCCGTTGAGAATCCAGAATTATGGAAGAAATCACTCACAAGGGCTCTAATAGCTCAGAAGATTGCCGAGCTTATAAACCCTAAGTATGAGTCTGAAGCCTACCTTATTGGTCTTTTCTCTCTTATAGATGAAATTCTTGGTATGGATAAGATAGCTTTTCTAAAAGATGTCAGAATAGAACAGGAGATTATTGATGGTTATACGGGAAAGAATGTGCACTTGAGGAGCATACTGGATTATTCTATAGTGCTGGAAGAAAAATTTCCGGAATTGCTAAACATGCAGGACCCTGCTCAGGGTGATGTGGTTGTGAATCTGGAAAAGCTGACAGGTATAAACAGTCAGGCTTTGATTGCCATAGCTAAATCTTCCTTTGAGATGGCCGATTACATTCTCAAGGTCTGA
- the guaA gene encoding glutamine-hydrolyzing GMP synthase, whose protein sequence is MVVRRPALILNFGSQYVQLIARRIRELGVYSEIVPYNISHEEVKEKNPYCLIFSGGPASVYEPDAPLPDFRLYDLNIPILGICYGLQAMVHQLGGLVERSEKQEYGRARLRLVKSDPIFRDLPQEFDVWMSHADKAVRLPEGFESLASSENSPYAIIRHRDRSIYGVQFHPEVAHTEYGKELLSNFLFEVCGAQKNWSMGNFVKEKTEEIREEVKDGKVICALSGGVDSTVAALLTYRAVGDQLRCVFVNHGLLRKGEVEEVEGYFGRMNLPFYRVDAEELFLERLRGVEDPEEKRRIVGHTFIEVFEREAEKLGADFLLQGTLYPDVVESAGIPGAKVIKTHHNVGGLPERMNLRLLEPLRELFKDEVRQVGRLLGMPEEVLMRHPFPGPGLAIRILGEVKKEDLETIREADSIFIEELKRWGLYDKVWQAFAVLLPVKSVGVMGDVRTYERVVGLRAVDSSDGMTADWSRLPYEFLDYVMRRIINEVEGINRVVYDISSKPPATIEWE, encoded by the coding sequence ATGGTGGTAAGGAGACCCGCCCTAATCCTGAACTTTGGTTCCCAGTATGTCCAGCTTATAGCGAGGAGAATAAGAGAGCTCGGTGTTTACAGCGAGATTGTACCCTACAACATAAGTCATGAAGAGGTGAAGGAGAAAAATCCTTACTGTCTGATATTTTCCGGTGGTCCTGCCTCTGTGTATGAACCGGATGCCCCCCTTCCAGACTTCCGACTTTATGACCTTAACATTCCCATTCTTGGCATATGCTACGGACTACAGGCAATGGTGCACCAGCTTGGTGGTCTGGTGGAAAGGTCTGAAAAACAGGAATACGGAAGAGCCAGACTTAGACTTGTGAAGAGTGACCCCATATTCAGAGACCTCCCCCAGGAGTTTGATGTGTGGATGAGCCATGCAGATAAGGCAGTAAGGCTTCCTGAGGGTTTTGAAAGCCTTGCGAGTTCGGAGAACTCCCCCTATGCAATCATCAGACACAGGGACAGATCCATCTATGGTGTGCAGTTTCACCCCGAGGTTGCCCACACAGAGTATGGAAAAGAGCTCTTGTCAAACTTCCTCTTTGAAGTGTGCGGTGCTCAGAAAAACTGGAGCATGGGCAACTTTGTTAAGGAAAAGACGGAAGAGATAAGGGAAGAGGTAAAGGACGGCAAGGTAATATGTGCCCTGTCAGGTGGTGTGGATTCAACAGTTGCTGCGCTTCTCACATACAGAGCTGTTGGAGACCAGCTCAGATGCGTCTTTGTAAACCACGGACTTCTCAGAAAGGGTGAGGTAGAAGAGGTGGAAGGCTACTTCGGGAGGATGAACCTGCCCTTCTACAGGGTTGATGCAGAAGAGCTCTTTCTGGAGAGGCTAAGGGGCGTGGAAGACCCTGAGGAGAAGAGAAGAATAGTGGGACACACCTTTATAGAGGTTTTTGAAAGGGAGGCTGAGAAGCTGGGTGCAGACTTTCTGCTTCAGGGCACTCTGTATCCTGATGTGGTGGAAAGTGCGGGTATTCCCGGTGCAAAGGTGATAAAGACGCATCACAACGTGGGAGGACTTCCAGAGAGGATGAATTTGAGACTTCTTGAGCCGCTGAGGGAGCTCTTCAAAGACGAAGTGCGTCAGGTGGGAAGACTTCTCGGAATGCCGGAGGAGGTGCTCATGCGTCATCCCTTCCCGGGTCCAGGACTTGCCATAAGAATATTGGGAGAGGTTAAGAAAGAAGACCTGGAGACCATAAGGGAGGCAGACAGCATATTCATAGAGGAGCTTAAAAGGTGGGGTCTGTATGATAAGGTCTGGCAGGCTTTTGCGGTGCTTTTGCCAGTTAAAAGCGTGGGAGTGATGGGCGATGTGAGAACCTATGAAAGGGTTGTGGGGCTCAGGGCTGTGGACAGCTCTGACGGCATGACAGCAGACTGGTCAAGGCTTCCTTACGAGTTTCTTGACTATGTGATGAGAAGGATTATAAACGAGGTGGAAGGCATAAACAGGGTGGTTTATGACATATCTTCGAAACCACCAGCCACCATAGAATGGGAGTAA
- a CDS encoding metallophosphoesterase, with product MMWFILIFLTVFGFMHAYAYFRVFKPALGKIGRRAVLSLFFLGFLSPFIWRFADAHMNYHIAYITALSGLLWMGFLFYLVLGGLLFELYRAVIYVSYRFLRINPLPKPPVKVVAAALLIFSLALSAYSHYETLNLRVERFTLYTDKLPAHVERVRILHISDLHLGPVMGMDKVRLIMQVYERERPDLVVSTGDLVDGNMRDKLYLADALSEMNPPLGKYAVLGNHEYYRGVEQAVDFTQRAGFKLLRGDVIYLKEYNLTVAGIDDDDCRLFRACLGTLSDRELLQRVDRKSFVLYLKHKPRLEEGTLGLFDLMLSGHTHGGVYYPLGRLILTKLFLSDRGFHSLGGSYLYVSKGVGTGGPPMRLFSPPDVAVIGLVNRRR from the coding sequence ATGATGTGGTTTATATTGATTTTTCTTACAGTCTTTGGTTTCATGCATGCTTACGCATACTTCAGAGTTTTCAAGCCAGCCCTTGGAAAAATAGGCAGAAGGGCTGTGCTTTCCCTCTTTTTCCTCGGGTTCCTTTCACCCTTCATCTGGCGTTTTGCGGATGCTCACATGAACTATCATATTGCCTACATAACAGCCCTGAGCGGGCTTCTCTGGATGGGATTTCTCTTCTATCTGGTGCTGGGTGGACTTCTTTTTGAGCTCTACAGGGCAGTCATTTATGTTTCTTACAGATTTCTGAGGATTAACCCACTGCCTAAGCCCCCTGTAAAAGTGGTTGCAGCCGCGCTCCTGATATTTTCCCTTGCCCTTTCCGCCTACAGCCACTACGAAACTCTTAACCTCAGGGTGGAGAGGTTTACCCTCTATACGGATAAACTACCGGCTCATGTGGAGAGGGTCAGAATACTTCACATCTCGGACCTTCACCTTGGTCCTGTAATGGGTATGGACAAGGTCAGGCTCATAATGCAGGTGTATGAGAGGGAAAGGCCAGACCTGGTGGTCTCCACAGGGGACCTGGTGGACGGAAACATGAGGGATAAGCTTTATCTGGCTGATGCCCTTTCAGAGATGAACCCGCCGCTGGGAAAGTATGCAGTGCTGGGAAATCATGAATACTACAGGGGAGTGGAGCAGGCAGTGGATTTTACCCAGAGAGCTGGCTTTAAACTTCTCAGAGGAGATGTGATATACCTGAAAGAATACAACCTCACAGTTGCTGGAATTGACGACGATGACTGCAGGCTTTTCAGAGCCTGCCTTGGCACCCTTTCAGACAGAGAGCTTTTGCAGAGGGTTGACAGGAAAAGCTTTGTCCTATACCTGAAGCACAAGCCAAGGCTGGAAGAGGGGACTTTGGGTCTTTTTGACCTCATGCTTTCGGGTCATACCCACGGGGGAGTTTACTATCCACTGGGCAGGCTTATACTTACAAAACTTTTCCTCAGCGACAGGGGTTTTCATAGTCTTGGAGGCTCTTACCTTTACGTAAGCAAGGGAGTAGGAACGGGCGGTCCTCCCATGAGGCTCTTTTCTCCGCCAGATGTGGCGGTCATTGGCCTTGTAAACAGGCGGAGATGA
- the oadA gene encoding sodium-extruding oxaloacetate decarboxylase subunit alpha: MREIFITDVSLRDGIQSLLATRVRTEDMLELIEVLDRCGFWSLEVWGGATFDVCLRYLKEDPWERLRLFKKHAPNTRLEMLLRGQNVVGYRHYADDVVEEFVKRAYDNGIEVFRIFDALNDTRNMRKSIETAKRVGATVKGVLSYTISPVHTVEYYVGIARELVDMGIDIISIKDQAGLLSPKVAYELVYALKSEFPEYMVHLHTQTTADLAQMAQLKGVEAGADMIDTVFYSLSCQTSHPPGETMIYVLREFGYQVRVDEKLYQRAGDLFAGIRKKYKKYDVLPPYPDVGVLLHQVPGGMISNFISQLREQGMEERLPEVLEEVVIVRQDLGYPPLVTPTSQIVGSQAFLNVVHGERYKVVTKETRDYVKGLYGRPPAPIREELIKKILGDEEPIYHIRPADLLEPELPKAREEAVRAGAKSEEDVLSYAIFPLVAKEFFESREKGEKLPPEELVEEMKENIPVEFIVTVHGEQYHVQIAGRGEPTTEGRPFFVRLDGKLEEVILRPLKEVESIPSPYGEITSAVEVKPRRPKPVGVGDVTSPISGKVVNVKVSIGQEVKEGDVLFVVEAMKMENEVHSPVEGVVEEVLISVGDVVNPDEVAVRIKPLKI, encoded by the coding sequence ATGCGAGAGATTTTTATCACAGACGTTTCTTTACGGGATGGTATTCAGTCTCTCCTTGCTACAAGGGTCAGGACAGAGGACATGCTTGAACTTATAGAGGTCCTTGACAGGTGCGGATTCTGGTCTCTTGAGGTATGGGGAGGGGCCACCTTTGATGTGTGCCTCAGGTATCTCAAGGAAGACCCATGGGAGAGGCTCAGGCTCTTCAAAAAGCATGCACCAAACACAAGGCTTGAGATGCTCCTGAGAGGTCAGAATGTGGTGGGCTACAGGCACTATGCGGACGATGTGGTAGAGGAGTTTGTAAAGAGGGCATATGACAACGGCATAGAGGTATTCAGGATTTTTGACGCTCTTAACGATACAAGAAATATGAGAAAGTCCATAGAAACTGCTAAGAGGGTAGGGGCAACGGTAAAAGGTGTGCTCTCTTACACTATAAGCCCGGTGCACACGGTGGAATATTATGTGGGTATTGCCAGAGAACTTGTGGATATGGGCATAGATATCATATCCATAAAGGACCAGGCCGGACTGCTCTCCCCAAAGGTTGCCTACGAGCTGGTCTACGCCCTCAAGTCAGAATTTCCAGAATACATGGTGCATCTTCATACCCAGACCACAGCAGACCTTGCACAGATGGCACAGCTCAAAGGCGTGGAAGCGGGGGCGGACATGATAGACACGGTCTTTTACAGCCTCTCCTGTCAGACATCTCACCCGCCAGGTGAGACCATGATATATGTGCTGAGGGAGTTCGGCTATCAGGTGAGGGTGGATGAAAAGCTTTACCAGAGGGCCGGAGACCTTTTTGCAGGCATAAGGAAGAAGTATAAAAAATATGATGTGCTCCCTCCCTATCCCGATGTGGGCGTGCTTCTCCATCAGGTTCCCGGTGGTATGATTTCCAACTTTATAAGTCAGCTCAGAGAACAGGGTATGGAGGAGAGGCTTCCAGAGGTCCTTGAGGAGGTGGTTATAGTCCGTCAGGACCTTGGATATCCTCCCCTTGTAACCCCCACAAGTCAGATAGTTGGTTCTCAGGCATTTCTTAATGTGGTTCACGGAGAAAGGTACAAGGTGGTGACAAAGGAGACCAGGGATTACGTGAAGGGTCTCTATGGCAGGCCCCCTGCACCCATAAGGGAAGAGCTTATAAAAAAGATACTGGGTGACGAGGAGCCCATATATCACATAAGGCCTGCAGACCTTCTTGAGCCTGAGCTACCCAAAGCAAGGGAAGAGGCTGTAAGGGCTGGGGCAAAGAGTGAGGAGGATGTGCTTTCTTATGCCATCTTTCCCCTGGTAGCGAAGGAGTTTTTTGAGTCCAGAGAGAAGGGAGAAAAACTTCCACCTGAGGAACTCGTGGAAGAAATGAAGGAAAACATACCTGTTGAGTTCATTGTTACAGTCCATGGAGAACAGTATCATGTGCAGATAGCGGGGAGGGGTGAACCAACCACCGAAGGAAGGCCCTTCTTTGTGAGGCTTGATGGAAAGCTGGAAGAGGTCATCCTAAGGCCACTCAAGGAAGTGGAAAGCATTCCCTCTCCTTACGGTGAAATAACCTCTGCAGTAGAGGTGAAGCCCAGAAGACCAAAGCCCGTGGGCGTTGGAGATGTAACCTCGCCCATATCAGGCAAGGTGGTAAACGTAAAGGTGAGCATAGGGCAGGAGGTAAAAGAAGGAGATGTGCTCTTTGTGGTAGAGGCCATGAAGATGGAAAACGAAGTTCACAGTCCTGTGGAAGGCGTGGTGGAGGAAGTGCTCATATCTGTGGGTGATGTGGTAAACCCGGACGAGGTGGCTGTAAGGATAAAGCCCTTGAAGATATGA
- a CDS encoding response regulator transcription factor, translated as MNLKILLVEDDSDLAELIAYNLKKEGYQPIICLRGAEAVKYLQEQQPDLLLLDVMLPDYDGFKIAQYVRNSNNLREIPIIFITARDMEQDKLRGFSLGADDYITKPFSLKELVARVKAVLRRVGKEKRQTHFKLGGLQVDLEKKEVKRGDELIELTPTEFMILSALLENYGKPVSREYLIERVLKRDVYDRTVDVHIKKLREKLGEEGRAIQTVRGFGYKLGL; from the coding sequence ATGAACCTGAAGATACTCCTTGTGGAAGACGACAGTGACCTTGCTGAGCTCATAGCCTATAACCTTAAAAAAGAGGGTTATCAGCCAATTATCTGTCTGAGGGGCGCTGAAGCTGTGAAGTATCTCCAAGAACAACAACCCGACCTGCTGCTCCTTGATGTGATGCTTCCAGACTACGACGGGTTTAAGATAGCTCAGTATGTGAGAAACAGCAACAACCTGAGAGAAATCCCCATTATATTTATCACAGCCAGGGATATGGAACAGGACAAATTGAGAGGCTTTTCTCTGGGCGCAGATGACTACATAACAAAGCCCTTTTCTCTGAAGGAGCTTGTGGCAAGGGTAAAGGCGGTGCTGAGAAGGGTTGGAAAGGAAAAGAGACAGACCCATTTCAAGCTCGGTGGTCTTCAAGTGGACCTGGAAAAAAAGGAGGTAAAAAGGGGGGATGAGCTCATTGAACTGACACCTACAGAGTTTATGATACTGTCTGCACTTCTTGAAAACTATGGAAAACCCGTAAGCAGGGAGTATCTTATAGAAAGGGTTCTCAAGAGAGATGTGTATGATAGAACTGTGGATGTTCACATAAAAAAGCTCAGGGAAAAGCTGGGCGAAGAGGGCAGGGCGATTCAGACGGTGAGGGGCTTCGGGTATAAGCTGGGACTATGA
- a CDS encoding CTP synthase, translating to MTRYIFVTGGVLSSLGKGVASASIATLLEEQGLKVNLQKLDPYLNVDPGTMSPYQHGEVYVTEDGAETDLDLGHYERFTTISMSRKNNVTAGRVYYNVIQREREGGYLGATVQVIPHITDEIKRLIRELEDGCDVVVVEIGGTVGDIESLPFLEAVRQLSVEAGRERVLFVHTTYVPYIRITGELKTKPTQHSVKELRAIGIQPDIILCRSETEVPEGIKEKIALFTSVKKSGVISAPDVDYIYEVPLVFKRQGIDKLILEHFGFEYREVRSKWESIVEILRSSRGEVNIALVGKYVSLKDSYKSVVEALIHGGIANRVRVNINWINSEDYEEELLEKSDGILVPGGFGERGTEGKMRALTYGREKKKPTFGICLGMQLMCVEFARNVLGLEGANSTEFDPITPHPVIDIMEEQKNIRQLGGTMRLGSYPCMLVEGTKARDIYGQELVHERHRHRYEFNNLYREAFESSGMLFSGLSPDGRLVEIVELRDHPWYLGCQFHPEFRSKPFQPHPLFVSFISACLQGQ from the coding sequence ATGACCCGCTACATATTCGTCACGGGTGGTGTTCTCTCTTCTCTCGGAAAGGGTGTTGCCTCAGCCTCAATAGCAACACTGCTTGAGGAGCAGGGGCTTAAGGTAAACCTTCAGAAGCTTGACCCATATCTCAATGTTGACCCTGGCACCATGAGCCCTTACCAGCACGGTGAAGTCTATGTTACGGAGGACGGTGCAGAGACTGACCTTGACCTTGGACATTATGAGAGGTTCACAACCATCAGCATGAGCAGAAAAAACAACGTGACCGCAGGAAGGGTCTACTATAACGTCATACAGAGGGAAAGAGAGGGTGGTTACCTTGGGGCTACCGTGCAGGTCATACCCCACATAACCGATGAGATAAAGAGACTGATAAGGGAGCTGGAGGATGGCTGTGATGTGGTGGTGGTGGAGATAGGGGGAACGGTGGGGGACATAGAGAGTCTTCCCTTCCTTGAGGCTGTGAGACAGCTCTCCGTGGAGGCGGGCAGGGAAAGAGTGCTTTTTGTGCACACCACCTATGTGCCATACATAAGGATAACTGGAGAGCTAAAGACAAAGCCCACACAGCACTCTGTAAAGGAGCTCAGGGCAATCGGTATACAGCCAGACATAATTCTGTGCAGGTCAGAGACGGAGGTGCCTGAAGGCATAAAGGAGAAGATAGCTCTTTTCACCAGCGTCAAAAAGTCTGGGGTTATATCAGCACCTGATGTGGATTACATATACGAGGTTCCTCTGGTTTTCAAGAGGCAGGGGATTGATAAACTCATACTTGAGCATTTTGGCTTTGAATACAGAGAGGTGAGAAGCAAATGGGAAAGTATAGTGGAAATTCTCAGGTCTTCAAGGGGTGAGGTAAACATCGCCCTTGTGGGAAAGTATGTTTCCCTGAAAGATTCCTACAAGAGCGTGGTTGAAGCCCTCATCCATGGAGGTATAGCCAACAGAGTAAGGGTAAACATTAACTGGATAAACTCAGAGGACTATGAGGAAGAGCTTCTTGAAAAGTCTGACGGCATACTTGTTCCGGGAGGCTTTGGAGAGAGAGGGACAGAGGGCAAAATGAGGGCGCTCACCTATGGCAGAGAGAAGAAAAAGCCCACCTTTGGTATATGCCTTGGTATGCAGCTCATGTGCGTGGAGTTTGCAAGGAATGTGCTCGGTCTGGAGGGTGCCAACTCTACAGAGTTTGACCCCATAACGCCCCATCCAGTTATAGACATAATGGAGGAGCAGAAGAACATAAGACAGCTTGGCGGAACCATGAGACTGGGTTCTTACCCATGCATGCTTGTGGAGGGGACAAAGGCAAGGGATATATACGGACAGGAGCTGGTCCACGAACGCCACAGGCACAGGTATGAGTTCAATAACCTATACAGAGAAGCCTTTGAAAGCTCCGGTATGCTCTTTTCCGGGCTCTCGCCCGATGGGAGGCTTGTGGAGATAGTAGAATTAAGGGACCATCCCTGGTATCTTGGCTGCCAGTTTCACCCCGAGTTCAGAAGCAAACCCTTCCAGCCCCACCCTCTCTTTGTGTCCTTCATCTCCGCCTGTTTACAAGGCCAATGA